DNA from Salinibacterium sp. dk2585:
GCACCTACATCTTTTCCGTCCCTGAGGACCAACACGATTCGTACCGCCTCGAGTTCAGCCACGCTGCAGGCTCTGGACGGGTGCTTTTCCGCCCTTAGCGCGCGGCGTCGACATCCTTGCGCGCAGACGAGCCGCGAGCCCCGCCCTCGAGTGGCCGTGTTCGCTGGTGCCGGCAGACGACATACGGGCCTCGTCGAGGATGATGCCCCGCGTCGGGAGACCTGCGGCTGAGAGTTGCTGGAGCGCTGCGTGCAGGTGCTCCGCCCTGACGGCTCCCGCATGCACGACCACGAGGGCGCCCGAGGCGAAAGCGCCGAGGATGGCGGCGTCGGCCGAGGCGGCGATCGACGGGGCCGACACGAGCACGGTGTCGACCTCCTCCTGTCGTTTCGAGAGCCCCGCTCGGAAGGACTCCAGCGCGGGCGCGTCGTCCGGGGTGTGCGCCTGCGTGCCCCGATGGCCGAGGTCGCCCACCATGGCTGCTGCAGGCAGGCCGATGGCCGTCAGGGTCGAAGCGAGCTCATCGGTGAGGCCCGACACCTCGGCTCGGCGTGCGGCCGGCGTGACGATGAGTGCCGCGCTCGGATCGCTTGCAAGCGAGTGACGCAACGCTGCGGCAAGGAGTCGGACTCCTTGGGATGCATGATCTGGGCGCCGCCGCGCGAGTGTGCCCAGCACGGGCGCATCCGTGAGGGCTGCGATGTCGGCAACCGTGCGTAGCCTGGTGTCGGCACGCAGCCTCACCATTGCCGCCAGCACGCCGGCCAGAAGGCCGAGAAGGAGACCAGCCGCAAGGTTCACCTGCAGGCGCGGACTCGAAGGTGAGCTTGGTGGCGACGCGGATGCGATGGTCGTCACCGTAAGGAGCGGGCCGAGCTCATCGTCTGCCGGCGAGTGGGCCACGGCGTAGCTCGAGAGGCTGCCAGCGACCGCGTTTGCGATGGATGCTGCGGCGCGCGGTGAGGTGTCGGTCGCCGCGATATGCAGCACTGAGGTGTTCGGTGGAGTCGTCACGGCGAGTCGCCCGGCGAGGGCCGCCGGGGAGATGGTGAGGCCGAGTTCCCTCACGACGGGCTGGAGGATCGTCGTCGAGGTGGCGAGCTCCGCGTACGACAGCATCTCGGAGCGGGTGTATGCGGCGCCCTGGTTGATGTCGGTCGCCGAGGAACTGTAGGCGAGTGAGAGTTGGAGGCTCGCCCTGGAAGTGTATTCGGGAGTGGCGGCCGATGTGAATGCCATGGCGGCGACGACTCCGAGCACCGCACCTGCGGCGACGAGCCAGGACTGCCGCAGCATCCTGCGCAGGGCGAAGCGGGGCTGTGGGGATCGAGCGGGCGGCGTGGCCGGGCGGTCAACCGCTGCAGGTGAGTGGGTCATGACGTACCTGATTTCGTGAGGCGGGAGGTGGGATGGAGGGAAGGTGCTGTGCGACGCAGGGATGGTTCGAATGCGGCGGCGGGAACCGCCCTGAGGAGTTGCTGGCCCGTCACGGCGGCGCCGACGACACACCAGAAGAGGATCGTGTACTGGGTGATGAACGCGACCGTCGCCAGCGCAGGAATCTGTGCGACCACCGCAACGGTGCCCGCGGAGGCTTCACCCCGCACGAGCAGCACGACCCCCGCGAAGAGCACGGCGCCGAGCAGCAGGAGCGGCACGAGTCCGTAGGTGAGGCCGGTCAGGATGATTGCGCTGTCGATCGACCTGAAGGTTCCGAAGTAGGCCTTGCCGTCGGGCGTGCGCTGGAAGGCCGGGGATTGCCCGATCAGTTGCATGTGGGGGAGGAGGGAGAACAACTCGCCCCGGTACGCGGCGCTGTTGTCTGCCTCGTCGCCCGCCGCCTCGAACACGCGGCCGATGAGGGGGAACGCGACGACGCCGACGACGGATGCGCCCGTCAGGAACGTGACTCGCTGGCGGCGCGTGCCCACCCCGCTCTGGAGGAGCACCGAGAAGAGCACGGCGACGATTGCGCACACCATGGCTGTGCGGCTGAAGGTCAGTGTGACGCCCGTCAATAGCGTGAGCGCGATGAGTGCCCGCTGCCAGCCGGGAAGCGGTGCGGAGAGCGCGAACGGAATCGCGAGTGAGAGCGCCCCGCCGAGGGCCAGCGAATGGCCGAACGCGCCTTCCACCCTAGAGACGCCGCCGCGTTCCTGCACGTCGCCCCAGGTCGAGTACAGGGGGTTGTCGGACTCCCACAGCACGAACACATTCGTGCCCGTCATGAACTCGACGATCGCGAGGAGCGCCACCGCGGCCACAGCCAGGGTGATGAGGAGGCTCACTGTTGGTGCCCTGAAGTGGGCCATGATGGCGCGCCCGGCAAGGTACCCGAGACACCATTGCGTGATCAGCACGACCCCGGCAGAAAGGCTCGCGTCGCCGATCACCACCGCGAACACGTAGGCGAGCACGACAAACGCGACCGCAAGGTCGACGAGTCCCGGCTCTATCTCGCGCAAGGGCAGCAGCACCGCGGCGACGGCGAGCGCGGCGATCGTCGCAGCTGACCATCCCACGCCGACCTCGACGCCGATCCAGTACGGCACGAAGCAGACGGCGATGAGCCAGACGACGAAAACAGGCAGCGCGAGGCGGCTCATTGGAGGCTCCTCATCTGCTCGCGGATGACGGGCCGCAGCGGGTCTGCGACGAGCCCGACGCGGTGATAGTCGACGGGCCCGTGGCACCCGTCGAGGGCGGTCTCGAACGTGAGCTGGTCACCTGCGAGATGTTCGGCAAGATGCACGAAGCTCGAGAAGTGGGGCCCGATGAGGTATCCGGATGCCGCGAGCAGATACAGGTCCACGATCGACGACAGCACGCCCTCCGTGGAGTTGTAGGGTCCCTTGTCGTGTTGTGCCACGCACCCCGGCACGGCCTCGAGCACGGCCGACTGGACATCGGGAGTGTCACAGGAGACGAAGAACAGTGCGTCTGGGTCGCTGCGCCGGATCTCGCGCAGGCGCGCAAGGAACCACTCGACGGGGGAGGCCTGCAGGGTCTTCGCGTGCGAAACCGAGTGTGCTCGGATCATGACGCCGATATAGGGCCGGCCGCGGAGCTGCTCGTCGAAGATCCGCTCGACCCGATCGGCGATCTGTGCCGTAGGTCGCAGGGCGCGAAAGCGCTCCTGCCATGACTCTGCTTCAGCGGGGAGCCGAATGGGGCTCCCCGTGCGAATCTGCCAGAGCGGCTGCCGCCGCGTCGCGTCGTCGAGCCACTCGAGCGTCTCGTCGACGTAGGGGAAGAGGGGGGCGATGCCGCGCGAGAAGGCGCGAGGCACGACAGGGGCGGAGAAATCCCAGAGCTCGGAGAAGCGGGGCCCGAAGAGCTTCCCCGTCGGCCACACGTAGGCGAAGGCTCGACCTTCGAGGCTGGCGAGGCTCTGCGCACCGAGCACGACGCGCACCCGGTTACCGAGCCCGGAGTCGTAGCCGTTGTAGGCGATGATGCCGGGCCGGAACATCCCGAGCAGCCTGCGAGGATCGTTCACAAGCGCGCCTCCCGCCGGTAATGTGAGGCCACTCGAGCCCGTGACGAAAGGCGGGAGGGCCCAGCATGGCAGGAACAGCACGCGCCGGGCGGCGCCTCATCGTGCTGCAGTCCGTGCGGGAGCTTCGCGACACCACCAACCCCTACCTGGTGCAACTCGTGCAAGCGCTGAAGCGCTCGGCTGACGTGCGCCTCTTCTCGTGGCCGCGCGCGATCCTCGGGCGCTGGGATGTGCTCCACGTGCACTGGCCCGAGCTTCTCTTCGTGCGTGAGAGCCGACTCCGCACCCTTGTCGGTGCTGCGCTCTGCCTCGCGCTCGAGCTGCGCCTCCGGCTCGGGCGTGGAGCGCTCGTGCGCACCGCGCACAATGTGCGGCCACATGAGGGCCGCGGCCGCCTCGTGGAGTTCATCCTCGCGCGACTCGACCGTGCCACCGATGTCTGGGTGCTGCTCAACGACACGACGCCGATTGCCGCCGCCGCCGAGCGGGTCGTGATCCCCCACGGCCACTACGCGGACTGGTATGCGAGCCGGGAACTCCCGACGCCGCGGGAAGGTCGACTCCTGTTCTTCGGGCTCATCCGTGCTTATAAGAACGTGCCGGCACTCGCCAGGTCGTTCACGACTGTGCCGGATGCCGCGGCGAGCCTCCACATCGTCGGCCGCCCCGATCCTGCCGCCCTTGCCGAGGAGCTCAGGTCCATCGCCGATGGCGACGAGCGCATCCAGCTCACCTTCGGATACGCGGACGACGACCAGCTCATACGAGAGTTCGGCGAGGCGAGCCTCGTGGCGCTGCCGTACCGAGACCTGCACAATTCGGGGGCCATGCTCCTTGCCCTCTCCTTGGGGCGCCCCGTGCTTGTGCCCGACAACCCGGCGACCGCGGCCATCGCGGAGGAGGTAGGCGAGGCGTGGGTGCGACGCTATCAAGGGGAACTCACGGGGGAGACACTCAGCGAGGCGCTCGCGGCAGGCACCCCCGCCGGCGCCCCAGACCTGTCGCGTCGATCGTGGCTGCTCCTGGGCGAGGCCCACGTTGCCGCCTATCGTCGTGCCCTCGCGAAGCGTGCTCATCGCCCGTACTCCGAGTAGACGTGCCCCCACGCTCCGGTCAGCATCCCGCCACCTCGCTGCAATCGTCGCAGTCCCTTCGCCTGCAGATGGCCCGTTCGGGTGAGGGCGCCGATGGCGCGAAGTCCTGCTCCTGAGATGACTCGGGCAAGCCCGCGCGAGCTCAGGTCCAGGCGGGTCAATGCGCGGTGCAGGGGCGTGCGTGCGAGCCGGATGCTCGTGCGGCTCCAGGAGTTGCCGCTGCGGAACGCCCGGCGCAGCACCCAGCTGCGTGTGAGTCGCGCTGCGGGCACAACGTCAACCACGATCGCCTCGTCGCACCAGAGCAGTTGGCCACCCCTCGCGACCAGCTGGCGCGTGAAGAGCGTGTCCGACCCTCCGGACAGGCCGAACTCGGGGTCGAAGCGGAGTGCCCCCACCTGGCGCAAATCGAGTAACAGGTTGTTGGTCGCCGCCACATCGACCGCGGTGCCCGTGGGGAGCCGTCGACGGTCGAAGAATCGCCCCGCGGCGACGAACGGCTCCGGCTCTCCATCGAAGCGAGAGATGACGGGCCCCACGACACCGGCTGGCCGGCGCTCGCGATAGAGGACCAGCATGCTCTCGAGCCAGCCGTCGAGCGGACGCTCATCATCATCGATGTAGACGAGCACGTCATCCCCGACGCTCGCGTCCAAGGCCCTGTTTCGGGCTGATGAGATCCCCGGCGTAGGTTCGTGGAGGTAGTGCACACTCCGGGGCGCGAATTGTTCGCAGAGTTCGCGGGCACCGGCGAGTGCATCGTTGTCGACGACGAGGACCTTCACATCATCGCGAGAGGCCTCTGCCTGCTCACACAGCTGCGGGAGGAGCTCCGCGAGGTCATCGGGGCGCCGGTAGGTGAGCACGGCGACCGTCACGAGGAGGGTGTTCGCAGTCACATCGCCCTCCCCTCGCTGAAGGCGGGCGAGGCGGGCGAGACGGGGGCCCGGCGGCCGTGCCGCGGCTGCATCGACAGCATCAGGTCGGCGATCGTCTGACGGTAGAGCGCGGGGTCGTGTCGGCGGTCGACAAGACCGACGTCGCGCCACGCCGCTTCGCGGAGCTGTGCCCAGTCCATGCTGACGGATTCCAGCGCGTCGGCGAGGGCAACCGGGTCGCCGGGTGTGACCGTGCGTGCGGCCGCGAAACCCGCCGTGGCCTCGAGAAGGCCGCTCGTGCCGCTCGCGATGACGGGACGCCCGCAGAGGAGCGCCTCGACGGCCGTGTTGCCGAAGGGCTCGTCGTGTCGCGAGGGCACCACGACGACGTCGCTCTCGGCGACGAGTGCCCATACGGAGGGGACGAAGCCGTGGAAGCGCACTGCGTCGTCAGCGCCCAGGCGTTCCGCCCGCTCGCGGAGTTCCTGCTCGTACCACTCGTAACCAGCGAAGACCGTCCCTATGACATCGAGCCGTGCCCGAACGCCTCTCGCGGCCAACTGCCCTACAGCATCCACGACCACATCGACGCCCTTCCGCGGCGAGAGCCTGCCCACATAGGCAATGCGGAGGATTCCGTCGAGTTGCTCCCGTGCTGGCATCCGCTCGACCGGGCCCGGCACCCCGTTGTGCACGAGGACGGCACGGCGAGCGATCGACCGGAAGGAGCGCCCGAGCACTGCGACGCTGAACCGGCTGTTCGCGATGACGTTCTCTGCGAGGAGCAGCGGTGCGGCGATGGCGGCGCGCACCACTGCGGGGGCGGATGCCTCGGCTTCGTGCACGTGGCAGAGCACGGGAATGCCCCGCAGTCGTGCAAGCACGATCCACAGGGGCACCGTCACCGTGCTGACGTAGACACGGTCGGGCTTCACGCGTGAGAGAAGGTGCCAACCGTCGACGATGCCACCGAAGGTGCAGGCAACGAGACGCAGGAAGCCGCGCGGACTCAGCGCGCTCTTGCGGAGCACGGGGCTGCGGCAGATCGTCGCGTCGGCGCCACGGTCGCGCAGCATGGCGGCGAGGGGCCCCGCCGATGACAGCGCGACCCATACGCGCGCACCCGCATCGGTCATCGCCTGCACGCTCTCGAGGAACATGCGGTCTGAACCATAGAGCTCCCCGCCCGGATGCGCCATGAGCACGACGCCGGGGTCAGCATCCCCGTGCCTGTGGCGACGTGTCATGCTCACGTCACTTCACCCACAACGAGGTCGTCGAAACGCACGAGCGTTGGCCCGTTGGTCGCTGAAGCAGTCAGGTAGGACTCGAGGCCGAGTGGACCCGCAGCCTGGAGGGTGCCCGTGGTGCTTGTCGCGGTGAGCTCCCACGCGGAGGGCTCGGGTTGCCCGGTCTTCCACAGCGAAGCCCTGATCGTCGTCGGCGCTGTCCCGAACACCTGGAGGTGCACCTGGAGTTGTTCTCCCGGCGCATAGGTGAATCCGGGGAGGGTGCGAGTCTGCAAGACCGTGCCGCCCTCGACGAGCTGCAGGATGACCTGGCCGGTGGCGAGCAGCCGGATGCGCGCACGGTAGTCATTCTCGGCGGACTGCCGCCCGATCACAGAGACGTAGGCGCCTCCGCCGGTCAGCGCTCGATCGATCGAGAACGCGGCTCGCACGTCTGTCGATGTCGAACTCACGGCGGGGAGGGTGGCGCGGCGCGTACTGCCCGCCGGGGTCGCCATGACGCCGGCCCCGCCCTCGACCGAGTAGTTGGATGGCGCGCCGAGCAGCGTCCAGGCCCCACCGGGTTCGGCGCTGCCCCATCCGGCCGAGACGCTGCGTTCGAAGGCGTCCGCCGCGAGGTCCGCACCCTCCGGCGGGGGTGCTGAGACCGAGACGGGATGCGTGATGCTCGCGGTGGCTCCCTCGTTGTCCGTCACAGTGAGGGTCACGGTGTAGGTGCCCGCCGCGGCGTAGGGATGTGTCACAGTGGGCCCGGTGCCGCTCTGCCCGTCACCAAAGTTCCAGGTCCAGGTCGTGATCGTGCCGTCGCTGTCGGCGGAGCCCGTGCCGTCGAAGCTCGCGGTCAGCTCCGCCGTCGAGGTGCTGAAGGCCGCGACGGGCGCCACATTGCCCGGCGGCGGCGGCGCCGTCGTCGGGGTCACAAGCAGGTCATCGAAGCGCGTCGTGATCGGACCGTTGGTCGCGGAACCTGAGACGAAACTCTCGAGCGCGATGTTGCCCGCCGTCTGCAGTCCGGCCGTCGAGCTCGTCACGCTCGTCTGCCACGCGGCAGGTTCAGCTGCGGATGCTGGCCAGAGCTTCGCCTGGATCGTCGTCGGTGACGTGCCCGTCACCTGCAGGCGCAGGTTGTACGCGGCATCCGCCGTGTGGGTCAGGCCGGGCACGGTGAGCGACTGCAGCGTCGTGCCGCCCTGGGTGAGTTGCAGCAGCACGTCACCGCTTGCGAGCAGCCGCACACGTGCGCGGTAGTCGAGCGAGCCCACCTGTCGGCCGATCGCCGAGAGGTACTCACCGCCCCCCGTGAGTGCCTTGTCGGTCGAGAAGCGCAGCCGGAGGTCGACATCATCCGAGGTGGCGCCCGGGAGCGACGCCCGGAGCGTCTGGCCAGCGGCCACCGTCATCAGCCCGGCGCTGCCCGACACCGTGTAGCGAGACGCGGCACCGACTGTGCTCCACTCCCCGCCCAGATCGGCGGTGCCCCACCCGGAGGACGAAGTGCGCGTGAAGCTGTCGGCCGCGATGCCCACGGGCGGCTCCGGTGGCTCGGTCGCCTCGACCGTCTTACTCGTCGAGTTGCTCGCGCCGCCGTTATCGGTCACCGTGAGGGTCACGGTGTAGCTGCCCGCCTCTGCGTAACTGTGCGAAGCGGTTACTCCCGTGGCAGTGTTGCCGTCGCCGAAGTCCCACACGTATCCGGCGATCGTGCCATCGCTGTCGGAGGACGCCGAGGCATCGACGCTCACGTCGAGGTTCGACACGGCCTCGGTGAAGGCGGCCGCAGGAGCGGCGTTCGGCGGTGCTCCCGTCGTGCCAAGGGCGTATCGGGCAGCGACCGTGGGGCCGTCGAGGGTCGTCGAGTAGACGGCGACCTCGTCGAGGAGGCCCGAGAAGTAGGGGCTCGACGAACCCCAGGTGTTGTCGCCTCCGATCTTCCAGTGGCCCGTGTAGTCCTGCGCCTGGGTCTGCGGATGCGTGCCCACGAGTGCGCCGTCGATGTACAGCTGCATGCCCGCACTCGACTGCGTGGCGACCGCGTAGTGCCACGCACCGTCGTTGTAGGGGTTCGGCGTCGTGATGGTGTTGGCGGATCCCGTCCACGTGCCGAAGACGAGGTGGCCGTCATCCTGCATATAGAGGTGGCGGTCGTAGTTGCTCGACAGGCCGTTGCGCTGGTCACCGAAGCCGATGATCTTGCCGCCCGTTTCCGTTGAAGTCTGGAACCACGCTTCGAGGGAGTAGGTGCGGGGGTTAGCGAACGACTTGTTGCTGCCGATCACGGTGTTGCCCGTGAAGCCCACCGCCTCGTCGTCGCCGTCGGCGAGCGCGCCGGGCTGGCCGAGCGTCGCGCTGCCCGAGTACGTACCGGGGGTGTTCTGCATGCCCGAGTCGGCCGCCGTCGTTGCTGTGTCATCGGCGAGACGCCAGTAGAGCGTCGGATCGTCGTTGTAGACCGACTGGCCGTAGGCGTCGGCTGGGGCGGCGGGCAGGGGAGAGGCGTTCCCCGCCGCGACGAAGTGGCTCACGACCTGCTGTCGGGTGAGCACCGCGGGGTAGACCGCGACCTCATCGATGTCGCCGTTGAGGTAGTCGCTCGATGGGTCCGAGGGCCAGCCGCCGAGGTTGTCGCCGCCGACCCGCCACACTCCATTGAACTCCTGCCCACTCGTGACATCGTCACGAGTGGCAACGAGCATCCCGTCGATGTGCAGGCGCATGCCGTTGGCGCCCAGCGACGCCGTGATGTGGTGCCACTGCCCGTCATTGAACGACTGGCTCGAGTTGACCGTGCGAACTCCGCCCGGGTGCACCCCGAACCAGACACGGCCGGAGTTGTCCATGTAGATGTGCCGGTCATAGGAGCCCGAGTTGCCGGTGGCCCGGTCGCCGAAGCCGATGATCTTGCCGCCGCTGTTCGAGGTCGTCTTGACCCATGCTTCGAGGGTGAAGGTCGACGGTGCGGGCACGGCGGACTGCGTGCTGCCGAAGCCATTCGATGTGCCGCTCAGGTCGATCCCGGCGCTCTCGCTGATGATGCCTTCCGCACCCCTCGCGGCGCCCGCCGCAAGGGTCAGGTCCTGCGCGCCGGCGTGGTCATATGCGGTCGTGCCCGAGTCCTCATCGAGCGGCCAGTAGGAAAGCGGCGCGTCCTCCAGCACCGCCTGCGTGTAGTCGTTGCCGACGTCGTCCGTCGCGACATCCACCCAGATCGCAGCCCTGCTCGCCCAGTTGCCGAAGGGATCGTAGGAGTGCACTCGATAGAGGTGTCGCGCACCCGGGGTGAGGCCCTTGTCGGTGAAGGTCATGACGGGCCGGGTCCACTCGTTGGAGGGCTGCGTGACCGTGTGCACGACGGCGCCGTCTCGTGTCACCTCGTAGCGGATGTTCTCGTTGTCACGGTCGTGGGTCGCCTGCCACGAGACCCTCACCTCACCGGCCTTGAACGAGATCACGTTGGGGGTGAGCCCCACGTTGGACTGCGGGCCGACAGTGTTTGGTGCGACACTCGGCGCCGCGAAGCGCACGAGGCCCTGCTGGGCGACGCCGTTCACGGTCGTGAACTCGCCACCCTGCACGATGTAGTTGCCGCTGCCGGTGATGTGCCATGGTCCCTGGTTCTGGCCCGTAAAGGAACCAGCGTTGATGCTCGGGTACCAGTGCAGGAGGCTCGGTCGCGGGTGTCCCTCGAAGTTGAAGTAGCCGTGCGGGTCACGCGTGATGGTGCCCGTGGCGGCCTTCGTGGTCGCGATGGCTCGGTAGAAGGTCCAGGGCTCCGTCTGCGGGAAGCCGCCGATGTTGCCGCAGTAGTGCGCGTGGCCCACCGAGTAGACAACCTCACCAACGGGGTAGACCGAGTGCGTGTCGCCGTGGCAGTCGTTGAGCCAGACGATTTCACCCGTCGCAGGGTTCGCCGAGAAACTGCCCTCGAGGTTGCCGTCGTTGCGCCCCCACGCCCACGCGGTGCCGTACACCGCATCATCCGTCGCAGAGAGGCTCGTGAAGGCGGCGTTGGAGCCGGAGGCATAGATCGTGTTGTTGATGGCCCACGGCAGCACCGCACCAGTGATCGGATGCACGGCCGCAAGCCCGCGGATGGCGACGCCGCCGAGCGCGGCGAACTTGCCACCAACGACGACCTTGGAGCCGTCCTTCGTGAGCGTGATGGCATTGACCGCGCTTTCGGCGTTCGGGTTGAAGTCAAGCGTGGAACCATCGGCCGCGCTTACGGCCGCGATGCGGTTGCGGGGCACGCCGTTGACGGTCGTGAAGTTGCCGCCGACGTAGACGGTGGAATCGGTCGCGTGGACGGCTCGGCCCTGGCTGCCGAGGATCGGGCGCCACGACATGACGAGTGCGCCTGTCGCGGTGTCGAAGGCGGCGGCCCGGGAAAGGCCAGTGCCATTCACGTTGGTGAAGTCGCCGACCGCGTAGATGCGCGAGCCGTCTGGCGATGCCGTCAGCGCGAGCACCTGGCCGTTGAGTGTCGGGTTGAAGCCGCTGATGAGTGCGCCCGTCGTGAGGTTGTAGGCGAGCAGGTGCGTGCGTGGCACCTCGTTCGTGCCGGGGGCCGCCCCCGCCGGTCGCGCCGCCGTGAAGTCGCCGCCCACATAGACGGTGTTGCCGACGATGACCTGCGACCATGCGACCCCATTGATCTGAGTCGTCGGCAGGCCGTCAGCCGTGACCGTCGGCGAGACGGCGGGATCCGCCGGCGCCGAGTCGGCGAGGGCCGGACTTGCGTGCACGAGCACGCCCGCCGCCAGCACGAACGCGAGGGCCATCGCAACCACGCGAGACCTGGCGGCGGAGGAGCGGGGCATGGTGATCATGGCAACCTCGGGATCGAATGGGAGGGACGCGGTGCACGGAGCGGGGAAGAGGCGCGAATCGTGTAGCCGGAGGCGAGGCGAAGCCCCAGGTCTTCGTAGCCACGACTCACGGCGTCCCAGTTGTAGAGACGTTGGGCCCGTCGCTGAAGGCGCCGCCCGAGCGCCACGTGGCGTTCGGGCTCACTCTCAACGTCATCGAAATGGCGCGACAGTGCTGAGGCTGAACCGAAGTAGGCAGCCTCCTCACCGAGCACCTCCCGATTGAAATCGATGTCGTACGCGAGCACGGAAGTCCC
Protein-coding regions in this window:
- a CDS encoding YveK family protein, giving the protein MTHSPAAVDRPATPPARSPQPRFALRRMLRQSWLVAAGAVLGVVAAMAFTSAATPEYTSRASLQLSLAYSSSATDINQGAAYTRSEMLSYAELATSTTILQPVVRELGLTISPAALAGRLAVTTPPNTSVLHIAATDTSPRAAASIANAVAGSLSSYAVAHSPADDELGPLLTVTTIASASPPSSPSSPRLQVNLAAGLLLGLLAGVLAAMVRLRADTRLRTVADIAALTDAPVLGTLARRRPDHASQGVRLLAAALRHSLASDPSAALIVTPAARRAEVSGLTDELASTLTAIGLPAAAMVGDLGHRGTQAHTPDDAPALESFRAGLSKRQEEVDTVLVSAPSIAASADAAILGAFASGALVVVHAGAVRAEHLHAALQQLSAAGLPTRGIILDEARMSSAGTSEHGHSRAGLAARLRARMSTPRAKGGKAPVQSLQRG
- a CDS encoding glycosyltransferase family 4 protein, which produces MTRRHRHGDADPGVVLMAHPGGELYGSDRMFLESVQAMTDAGARVWVALSSAGPLAAMLRDRGADATICRSPVLRKSALSPRGFLRLVACTFGGIVDGWHLLSRVKPDRVYVSTVTVPLWIVLARLRGIPVLCHVHEAEASAPAVVRAAIAAPLLLAENVIANSRFSVAVLGRSFRSIARRAVLVHNGVPGPVERMPAREQLDGILRIAYVGRLSPRKGVDVVVDAVGQLAARGVRARLDVIGTVFAGYEWYEQELRERAERLGADDAVRFHGFVPSVWALVAESDVVVVPSRHDEPFGNTAVEALLCGRPVIASGTSGLLEATAGFAAARTVTPGDPVALADALESVSMDWAQLREAAWRDVGLVDRRHDPALYRQTIADLMLSMQPRHGRRAPVSPASPAFSEGRAM
- a CDS encoding glycosyltransferase family 2 protein, giving the protein MTANTLLVTVAVLTYRRPDDLAELLPQLCEQAEASRDDVKVLVVDNDALAGARELCEQFAPRSVHYLHEPTPGISSARNRALDASVGDDVLVYIDDDERPLDGWLESMLVLYRERRPAGVVGPVISRFDGEPEPFVAAGRFFDRRRLPTGTAVDVAATNNLLLDLRQVGALRFDPEFGLSGGSDTLFTRQLVARGGQLLWCDEAIVVDVVPAARLTRSWVLRRAFRSGNSWSRTSIRLARTPLHRALTRLDLSSRGLARVISGAGLRAIGALTRTGHLQAKGLRRLQRGGGMLTGAWGHVYSEYGR
- a CDS encoding PKD domain-containing protein, translating into MITMPRSSAARSRVVAMALAFVLAAGVLVHASPALADSAPADPAVSPTVTADGLPTTQINGVAWSQVIVGNTVYVGGDFTAARPAGAAPGTNEVPRTHLLAYNLTTGALISGFNPTLNGQVLALTASPDGSRIYAVGDFTNVNGTGLSRAAAFDTATGALVMSWRPILGSQGRAVHATDSTVYVGGNFTTVNGVPRNRIAAVSAADGSTLDFNPNAESAVNAITLTKDGSKVVVGGKFAALGGVAIRGLAAVHPITGAVLPWAINNTIYASGSNAAFTSLSATDDAVYGTAWAWGRNDGNLEGSFSANPATGEIVWLNDCHGDTHSVYPVGEVVYSVGHAHYCGNIGGFPQTEPWTFYRAIATTKAATGTITRDPHGYFNFEGHPRPSLLHWYPSINAGSFTGQNQGPWHITGSGNYIVQGGEFTTVNGVAQQGLVRFAAPSVAPNTVGPQSNVGLTPNVISFKAGEVRVSWQATHDRDNENIRYEVTRDGAVVHTVTQPSNEWTRPVMTFTDKGLTPGARHLYRVHSYDPFGNWASRAAIWVDVATDDVGNDYTQAVLEDAPLSYWPLDEDSGTTAYDHAGAQDLTLAAGAARGAEGIISESAGIDLSGTSNGFGSTQSAVPAPSTFTLEAWVKTTSNSGGKIIGFGDRATGNSGSYDRHIYMDNSGRVWFGVHPGGVRTVNSSQSFNDGQWHHITASLGANGMRLHIDGMLVATRDDVTSGQEFNGVWRVGGDNLGGWPSDPSSDYLNGDIDEVAVYPAVLTRQQVVSHFVAAGNASPLPAAPADAYGQSVYNDDPTLYWRLADDTATTAADSGMQNTPGTYSGSATLGQPGALADGDDEAVGFTGNTVIGSNKSFANPRTYSLEAWFQTSTETGGKIIGFGDQRNGLSSNYDRHLYMQDDGHLVFGTWTGSANTITTPNPYNDGAWHYAVATQSSAGMQLYIDGALVGTHPQTQAQDYTGHWKIGGDNTWGSSSPYFSGLLDEVAVYSTTLDGPTVAARYALGTTGAPPNAAPAAAFTEAVSNLDVSVDASASSDSDGTIAGYVWDFGDGNTATGVTASHSYAEAGSYTVTLTVTDNGGASNSTSKTVEATEPPEPPVGIAADSFTRTSSSGWGTADLGGEWSTVGAASRYTVSGSAGLMTVAAGQTLRASLPGATSDDVDLRLRFSTDKALTGGGEYLSAIGRQVGSLDYRARVRLLASGDVLLQLTQGGTTLQSLTVPGLTHTADAAYNLRLQVTGTSPTTIQAKLWPASAAEPAAWQTSVTSSTAGLQTAGNIALESFVSGSATNGPITTRFDDLLVTPTTAPPPPGNVAPVAAFSTSTAELTASFDGTGSADSDGTITTWTWNFGDGQSGTGPTVTHPYAAAGTYTVTLTVTDNEGATASITHPVSVSAPPPEGADLAADAFERSVSAGWGSAEPGGAWTLLGAPSNYSVEGGAGVMATPAGSTRRATLPAVSSTSTDVRAAFSIDRALTGGGAYVSVIGRQSAENDYRARIRLLATGQVILQLVEGGTVLQTRTLPGFTYAPGEQLQVHLQVFGTAPTTIRASLWKTGQPEPSAWELTATSTTGTLQAAGPLGLESYLTASATNGPTLVRFDDLVVGEVT
- a CDS encoding glycosyltransferase; translated protein: MAGTARAGRRLIVLQSVRELRDTTNPYLVQLVQALKRSADVRLFSWPRAILGRWDVLHVHWPELLFVRESRLRTLVGAALCLALELRLRLGRGALVRTAHNVRPHEGRGRLVEFILARLDRATDVWVLLNDTTPIAAAAERVVIPHGHYADWYASRELPTPREGRLLFFGLIRAYKNVPALARSFTTVPDAAASLHIVGRPDPAALAEELRSIADGDERIQLTFGYADDDQLIREFGEASLVALPYRDLHNSGAMLLALSLGRPVLVPDNPATAAIAEEVGEAWVRRYQGELTGETLSEALAAGTPAGAPDLSRRSWLLLGEAHVAAYRRALAKRAHRPYSE